TCTAAGctttttctttttaatataatcggcaTGTCTCCTGCATAATTCgtttaaagaaaaaaaaagactccTTTGTAACGCTTTGCTCCCCGCGTTTTCACGACATCTCCTGTAAACAGCTCTGCCAAACGGATATATAGAAAACGGCTCCACCCAAAGAAGTTAGaactattttttattctaaagagttagaattagaaaaaaaaaatagaatttcTTGGCTCCTCAAAGATTTAGGCCcagtttggttgagctgtggctgtagaaaaaagctgctgtgggctgtgagctgtggaaaagctgctgtgggttgtgagctgtagaaaagctgaaagctgtttggttaaataagtataaaatataccttctatttttatctctcttgaaacaactatggaagagctttttatttcaCCAATTttaaaaagcagaaagccaaaagccaaaagcagagtCAAACCAACTTTCAAAAATATACTATAGAAAagtagctgcttctgaaaaaataACCTCCAAAAACAGCCCTTTaattgggcttttggcttttggggccaaagccaaaagcccaaccggGCCTTAATATAACTTACTACGTAACGTCACTCAGGCCGTATTTTCCTAACTCTTTCTACCCTATCAAAAAAAAAGTTGTTCGGCATCGCCATTGGTTCCCCGACCGGCACCACACTTGTAGTATGGTTTGACCGTTTGAGAGAGAAAAAAATGGTTGTTGAGAAAAATGTTTGAATGGAAAGAGTATTCCACTAGTAAGTACTCCCTCACCAAGGCAGAAGAGCCCATTCGCTCGCGCCACCTAGTTCCCCCTCACCAGCCGCCTCCCGCAAACGCCGGCATCGCCATTGGTTCCCCGACCGCGAGGGGCTGTCGGCAGTGTACCTTCCCGCCGTTGGGCGGCTCCCGCTCTCCACTCCGGCCACCGACAGATCGGTTGCTCGCAGCCGCGGTTGCACCGAGCTCCCCGGGCGCCGGGTTGGCCTTTCCCCGCACCTCGCGGATCTAATCGGCATCGATTGGTTGCTGTTCATTTCGATTGCAAGGTATAGCTGCTATGCTTTGGCGATTTAAAATTTTGGAGCTTCTAGAGTTTTAGTTCCAACTAGGAGGATTATTTGATACTAGCATTTTTTTTTCACACAAAGCTGTCTTGGGGGCTAAGCTTGTTCAAACTAATTTTATCACTTATGCATTTTCTGCCCAACTGCTACTGTCACGCATCTTCATAATCAATCTGGCTTTCATGGTCAGTGACTGCAGTATTGTTCTGCATCGGGGTGGTGGTCTGGTGGAGGCCAAGTATGATTCACAGATTTAGTTTAGGGGACCACAGTTGCTGTTTATTATGGTTTAGGAGGCTGCTGTCACCAGCCAGTCTCTACTTGTCTATCATGCTCGAGACTTGGAGGAGCTGTCGTTTCTGTCAAAATCTATGAGTTGAATGTACATTTGAATAAATTGTACAATGGCACCTTTATTTTATTGCAAGCATGCACAATTTAGGATTCGAGTGGCCATTCCATGCGATTGCTTAGCTTACCCAAACTTGCTTTGGGGCTTTGTTGTTTTGTTTACATTCTAGTATTTCTGCATGTGTAAATATGGGCCTTATCCACTTATTTTGCTTCTCTTATTATGCTTACAGAGGCGCTAattgttgattttttttcttcatcTTTTTAGATTATGGAATAAAAGTATTGTCCCAACTGCCCatttcttgatttcttcatcatgCAGCTTACACTTTAATTCGCTATGGTATTTGGGATTGCTAAACCCATCAATTTTTCAACAGATGGCGAGCGTCTTGACGGGGGTGATGACATCTGTCATTGACAAGCTTACAGCCCTGCTTGGGGAGGAGTACACAAAGCTGACAGGCGTGCAAAGGGAGGTGAACTTTATGAAGGATGAGCTGAGCAGCATGAATGCCCTCCTTCAGAGGCTGGCAGAGGTGGACAGTGATCTTGATTTGCAGACCAAGGAGTGGCGGAGACAAGTGCAGGAGATGTCTTATGACATAGAGGATTGTATTGATGAGTTTATGCATCGTGTTGGCACTAGCAGCACGACTGACTCTGGAGGCCTTGTTCATGGGGTGGTTCAACAGCTTAAGGTGATGTGGGCGCGCTATCAAATTGGCAGCAAAATCCAGGACCTCAAGGCACGTGTTGAAGATGCTAGCAAACGCCGCATGAGGTACAAGGTGGATGAGCTCGCCTTTCAGTCTAGCACCAAAACTGCCATCGATCCCCGTTTGCCTTCACTTTATGCTGATCCAGATGGGCTTGTCGGCATTGACCGACCAAGAAATGATCTTATAAGGATGCTAATGGAGGGGGAGGGGACATCAGTGCAGCAACTGAAGGTCATATCTATTGTGGGTCCTGGGGGCCTTGGTAAAACCACGCTAGCGAATGATGTTTACCATAGACTGGAAGGCCAATTCCAATGTCGAGCTTTTGTCTCTTTGTCACAACAACCTGATGTAAAGAAGATACTAAGAAATATACTCTATCAAGTCAGCCATCAGGAGTATGCTAACATGGAAACATGGGATGAGGAAATGTTTATCAATGCAATCCGAGATTTTCTACAAAGAAGAAGGTAAGTTCATGAATTTATAATAATGGCAACTTGGTTATTGGTGGCATAACCAGTTTTGATCGGTAACTTCATCCAGTATTCAGAAGATTTCTTTTATTTAGTGGATGAATGGAACAAGCTGTTATTTCCATTTCTGGATTTAATCAATTACATAATACATGGTTTCTTTTGGCTTCTAGAACTGTATGTCTAACTTCCATATTCATGTATTTCGGATTGTTGAGGGCTTTAAAGTTTTTCTTCAAGCAAATTTAATCTAACCACAGCTGAATTGGCATTTTGACATGTTTCATGTTTTCAATTTCAAATTGTTCTTGATGTAAATTTTATTTAACCACTTACCACTGCAGCACTGCTAAGTATGTGACTTGCTAACTCATATGGTTCTATCATACATCATGCTTATGACCATAAATTCTAGGGTTACAACTACCCAGAATATCTGATACTTACTTCAATGTCATAAAGTGATAAAACATGTAATTTGGGAAATTTATTCATGGAGAAATTTAAAAAGATAAGTGTTTATGCACTTCATAGATAGAGAAAAGCCCAATGGATCAGCTCCCAGTTGTTTTGTAATCTATGTAATTATTatgtgttgactgttgagtgcagaggcgttttttatttttttcatttgtctACACTATCTATATACATGGCATTTTAGATATGGCATTGTGATATTTTTGCAGCCCTTCCTAATTTATAGATGATATGCACTTGATAGGTACTTCATTGTTATTGATGATATATGGAGTACTCAAGCATGGAAGACCATCAAATGTGCTTTGTATGTGAATAATTGTGCAAGCAGAATTATGACAACAACACGCATTGTTTCTATAGCCAAGTCATGCTGCTCTCCTCACCATGATCATGTCTACGAAATAACACCTCTTAGTACAGATAATTCCAAATGTCTTTTCTTCAAGCAAATCTATGGCTCCGAACATATATGCCCTCCTCATTTGGAAGAAGTTTCCAGTGAAATCCTGGAAAAATGCAGTGGTTCACCACTGGCCATTGTTACAATGGCTAGCTTATTGGCTAATAAAGCCAGTACGAAGCAAGAATGGGATAGGGTATATAATTCAATTGGTTCAACACTGGAAAAGGATCCTGATGTGGAAGAAATGAGAAGGATATTATCCCTTAGCTTTGATGACCTCCCCCATCATTTGAAGACATGTTTATTGTATTTAAGTATATTTCCAGAAGATTATGAGATCGAAAGGGATCAACTACTAAAAAGATGGATCGCTGAAGGATTCATTAATATGGAGGGTGGACAAGATTTGGAGGAGATAGGAGAGAATTATTTTAATGATCTTATCAACAGAAGCATGATTCAACCAATGAAAATCAAATGTGATGGTCGAGTGGCCTCATGCCGAGTTCATGATATGATTCTTGATCTCCTGATATCTAAGTCAGTTGAAGAAAACTTTGCCACTTTCATTTCTGGCAAAAATCAGACGTTATTGTTACAACGTAAGGTTCGCCGGTTATCTCTCAGCTATTATTCCCAAGATCACACCATGTTTCCATCAGCAGCGATCATTTCTCATTGTCGATCACTCAGTATCTTTGGGTATTCTGAACAGATGCCTTCTCTTTTGAAGTTTCGAGCTCTTCGGGTACTTGATATAGAAAATGGTGAGGAGATGGAACACAAATATTTTGAACATATAGGGAGGCTTCTTCAGTTGAAGTACCTTAGACTCCATGTAAGGAGCATTCCTGCACTCCCAGAACAACTGGGAGAACTGCGGCAGTTGAGGACCCTGGATCTAGGAGGCacaaaaatgacaaaattgccagAAAGCATTGTTCAGTTGCAAAATTTGACATGTTTACGTGTCTGTAATATGGAATTACCTGAAGAAATTGGGAATCTGCATGCTCTTCAGGAGCTTTCAGAGATCAaaatcaaccgaaattccatGGCCTCTTCTTTGCTGGGTCTGGGCAGTCTGACTAAACTAAGGATTCTTGGACTACTCTGGTGCATTGTCAATACAGACACTGACAACAGGACTTTTATTGACAACTTGCTCTCATCACTTCGCAAACTTGGTAGACTCAACCTTAGATCTCTATGCATTCAGAGTTATTACGGTTATTCCATAGATTTCTTGTTGGATTCTTGGTTCCCTACCCCTTATCTCCTACAGAAGTTTCAGATGAACTTAGAGTACTATTTCCCTAGAATTCCATCTTGGATAGCATCACTTGGCAACCTCACCTATCTAGACATCAATGTTGATCCATTAGAGGAGGAAACACTGGAGATCCTTGGAAACTTACCTTCATTGATGTGCCTCTGGGTGTCATCAAAAGCAGCTGCACCCAGAGAAAGACTTGTTGTGAGCAGCTGCATGTTCGGATTCCTGAAGGAGTTCCAGTTCACCTGTTGGAGAAACAGGGTGGGGCTGGTATTTGAAGATTGGGCCATGCCGAGACTCGAGAAGCTGCGGATTCCATTCAATGCAGGCACGGGTCTCAATTTTGGCATCGAGCACTTCTCTTCCCTCAGGCATCTTATTGTTGAGATCATTTGCAGTGGCGCAACGGTGCAGGAAGTGGAGGCATTGGAGGAAGCTATCAGGAATGCAGCTGATCTCGTTCCAAATCGACCCACACTTGAAGTTCGAACGTGGGACTAAGAAAATATGGTGAAGGAGTAAGGCATTGCTGAAGAAATTGAAAAATCAGCATGCTGGTGTAAGGTGTAAAGCATCTCCTCTTACCTATCTCCTCTCCTGCTCTACATGAAAATGTGGCGGTGGTGAATAAAAAAAAAAGGTGGGGCGCGGCAGTGGCCTGGTGGCTGCATCTAGCAGTGGTAGCAGTGGTGACCGGGGGTGAGGAAGACCGAAGACCACGTATTCTCCATCCCTCACTGCACCTCAGTCTTCTCCCCCAACCTGCTGCGGCAGCTGCTGCTCTGACCAGCAGCACaacgcggcggtggtggaggtgaCAGAGAAAGCACACACTCACTGTTTCTCACTGCTCCTCAGTCCTCTCCCTCTCCAAGCTGCAACAGCAGCAACTGGCAGCGGCAGCAGCGACTGTAACCGGCGACAGTGGCAGGCGCCATGTCTCAGTAGGAAAAACAGGCAGGCATGCTTTCTTCTCCTCTTCTCAACAGATATATTAGATGTTTCTCCTGCAGATTCGTTGGTTTATCTTTTGTCGATATTTTGGTAAGCATATAATTCTAGGTAGAGAAGCCAAAGAGGCAAAGGGTTCAATTTTTCTCTGTGCAATATCCAATTAGTGAATGGAATTGAGATAGTATCCATATATGAATAGACTTGTAGAGTTGATGCACCAACAGTTAGAAAATATATGCTTTTTACTACCTCTGTTTAGGGTGCATATAATCATGTCCTGTTATGAAACTGATGGGTCTGTTAAGTTATTTGGTCCTGTATGCATGAACTGTACTGTCTACCCCAAATATTTATGTCTAGTTTTTGCAAAACCGCTAAAtggcttagggcctgtttggatctcaTACTCTaaagtttatagacctttttagcTCTTGAGTCTCCAATTTTGTGGTCTAAAGTTTAGCCAACCTCACAAAATGGGTGTTTAACTCCATTACACCGTAAAAGTGAGATAAAGTACTCTAAAGTTTAGCACCTAACTGAAGCCAACTAAGATCATGGGATCCGAACAGCCGAACAGGGCCTTGGCTGGAGATTTTGAACCAGCTATAGTACCTGCTACAGAACCTAACCGCTAAAGGCTTTGGCTGGAGATTTTGAACACTGGTGTACACAGAACAATGTTTCATTTTGCAGCTGTGGgacttttattttcttttttttccctcGATGGATGCGGTTTTGACTTTTTTTCTCTGGTGAGTGGAAGTACTAGTtaggagcaaagctaaactttgACTGATATATTTTAAACATTTTGTAGCTGCAGACATTGGTATATACTAACATCCAAAGTTTTAtagtttttgtaaaaaaaaaaaatgaatttcacCGTCGGATCCACCATCGGTAACATCCAGTTTTTTATTCCAACCCACCCAACCGTCTCCAGAGTCTCATCACCACCATCCACGGGTCTCATCCACCGTCAGATCCAACGCCATCCCATCCAAGGGTTTAGCCGAACCATAGGGGGAGGGCGGTTCGGCCGAACTGCCATGGTGAAAGTTAAGTGTCTTCGTTATGTTACGGCGTGGCTAGCGCCTGGATGTCCGGACGTTAGCCCCCATCCGGATGCCCGCGCTCGCATGCTGCTAAGTCTGCCACGCATGCAACTACTGCACGTCTGCCCCCGCATTGCTGCATGCAACTACTGCACATCCGCCCCCGCATTGCCGCATGCAACTGCTGTACCTACATACCTGCCCCTACATACTGGTGCACGTACACATGTAGCTGCATGCCCCATGCCTGTTGATGCGCATGCAGGTGGGGACCACCCACGCTCGCTTCGCTTGCCACGCACGTGGGGACCACTGCGCCCACGGGAACCGCCTCTGCATTTGTTCGCTTCCTACGTCTGCTAATGTTGCAATATGAAGCActtatgcaacatacgtctaaaaacagttgaaatacacttgcaacatatgtgtatagcaattgcaacatatgtgtatactaacttacgcttgcaacatatgtgtatagcaactgcaacatatgcaacatccaaaaaatacgcttgcaacatacgtctgaaacagataaacACTTTGAATAGACGCTTGTaatatatgtgtatagccactgaaacatatgcaatgttaagataaaacacttgcaacgtacatctaacagatgaaacatatacttgcaacatgcatgtataaccattgcaacatatgcaacatcccgatctacttttacaatatcatgtgacacacttgcaacatacctctgaaacaattgaaacatattcTTGCAACATGCGCTCAACATCTCCTTGATGCTTGTCGCACAAAGGGAGCGTAGCTACGCGCGTGGCCCTGCTACGCCAAGCCACCATGCTGCTGTCGTCCaagatcatccacgagcaggccGACCATTAGCACCTAAAGACATCTACGCGAGGAGGCGGAGGCACATCAAGGCAGCCGGCACAACACGACACCATAACAAAAAGGAGGGTCGCACGGCTGCATACGCCTGTGGCAGAGGAGTTCATCTACTATGCGCCGCCGACGGAGGGTTGTGCCATGGGGTGGCATAGGAAGCAGTCGGAGAGGCAGCCACATCTGGCACCAGATCAAGGCGAGGATGATGCAAGGGCCAGGAGGAAGACGGGCGGCCACGGCGGGCAGGAGGCGCGATGGAGATGAAGGCGGGCGACCGAGCTCAAGCGTGGCGGAGATGCCGGCCGATGAGCGCCCGAACGCTGGAGGTGGCGCGACGGAGCACGGTCATAGCGCTTATGGTGATTTCTACGTAACTAGTTCTGGAGAAGCAAGTGGACAAGTAGATAGGATATGATGAAAAAACGAGTGGACGAGTAAATATGATAGGATAGGAGGGGGTCATTGGGCTCGCGGCCCACCAATAGAAGCGTCCGGATGGACGGACACCTACAGGAAGTATATTACCGTTTATGTTACCGCCCCCAGGGTCCAAATAGCCTATAACAGTGTAGAATCCGCTGTCACAATAGTTCTTTTGGACTAGGACTTCATAATAAAATATAGTAAAAGTTGACATAGTACTATTGGAAAAGGGCCACTGGAAACCCTGAAACTGGTCCAGTCCTAGTACAAATTAGCCCAGCCGTGAGCCCAAGTTAGGAAATGCCCCCCACAAGGCCTCCAATTCCTCTCCTGCCGCCGTATGACAAGTGGACCACGTAAACCACATCCCACCTGTCGGTGATTCAAAGTGAGCACCCATGACGATGCGGTCTGgtaatctcaaaaaaaaaaaagacaatgaTGTCTGGCCGCGGTCGTCGGTGTGCCGCCGTGCCCGGGCGGCAGCGACGGTTGAGACCGGGGCGTGGGGGCGCATAGGGCCGGCTGGTTGGCATGGAGCCCAGCAAGCACACGGGACACTGAAACTTGATGATGGATTAACTCATGTCATCATCATAACTTTTTACTACCTCTGTCTTAATTTATATGTTGTTTTGACTTTTATATACACACAGCTCTTATATGTATTTAGCCATATCGTATATTTAGATGTATAACAAAaaattatgtatctaaaaaagtcaaaacaagTTATAATTTTGGACAGGAGAGTAAAAAACTAAGGCTCTGTTCAGCTGCTATTTTGCTGGCTGTGGCTGCTGAAACAAAAGCTACAACTACCATAGCCATACCATGAAAATTGCTAGCCGAATAAGCCCTAAAAAAAGCCATAAGGGCACGTCTAGCCCTAGTATTACCCTCAACAAAAGAGCTCCACATATGCATAAATGGAATGAAGACACAAGACTCACAATGCACAACACTTTGTCATATACCTATTCCTTTAAACATCCTCTCTCATTTTCTCTTCTCTCCCACTTTCTCTCGTTCGCAACGTTTTGGTCCCCCGAAAACGCTGATACCTCTGCACTACTGTCACACTCTTGAAGCCCCTTATCTGTGTGACATGGAGGCTTGGTGCTTACTCCCTTGGTGTCAGAAATAATGTCATTCTCTTATTCTGAAAAGTTAAACATTTTTTTATCTTGACcatatatataataaatatttATAAATCGTTgaatacaaatgttgctaatatcttctacaaatctaatcaaacttaagaaagtttaacCGGCACGAATCTTATAGTGGCATTCTTTTTAAGACAGAGAGAGTATATGGAGGCTGGGACATAAGGCCATGCTGGTGGGTTGAGGCTGGCCTAACTGCTAAATCGAGTATCTAAGTTAATTTTCGATCACACCACCATGTTTCTTGCAATAAACCCATTGAAACAAGAcccacatgtatatatatgtagataaaaTTTTATTAACAAACATTTATCTCATGGAAAtagaatattttcttttattgagTAGAGATGATGTTCTAGGTTCAGGAAACTATATTCCGTTTCCACAAGAAAAATATTCTTGGTTCAAGATGACAACATTCTAGATCTAGAAGCACAGACTATAGGTTTGTGCGATTGCTATTATATACTCATAGAAATAAAAATACAACAACAACTAtcaaatatatatacaaatagatagataaacaaataaataaaataacataaatagaaaaGGTAATAAAAACATAGAACAAagcataaaaataataataaaataatc
The sequence above is drawn from the Miscanthus floridulus cultivar M001 chromosome 15, ASM1932011v1, whole genome shotgun sequence genome and encodes:
- the LOC136509176 gene encoding disease resistance protein RGA5-like, with the protein product MASVLTGVMTSVIDKLTALLGEEYTKLTGVQREVNFMKDELSSMNALLQRLAEVDSDLDLQTKEWRRQVQEMSYDIEDCIDEFMHRVGTSSTTDSGGLVHGVVQQLKVMWARYQIGSKIQDLKARVEDASKRRMRYKVDELAFQSSTKTAIDPRLPSLYADPDGLVGIDRPRNDLIRMLMEGEGTSVQQLKVISIVGPGGLGKTTLANDVYHRLEGQFQCRAFVSLSQQPDVKKILRNILYQVSHQEYANMETWDEEMFINAIRDFLQRRRYFIVIDDIWSTQAWKTIKCALYVNNCASRIMTTTRIVSIAKSCCSPHHDHVYEITPLSTDNSKCLFFKQIYGSEHICPPHLEEVSSEILEKCSGSPLAIVTMASLLANKASTKQEWDRVYNSIGSTLEKDPDVEEMRRILSLSFDDLPHHLKTCLLYLSIFPEDYEIERDQLLKRWIAEGFINMEGGQDLEEIGENYFNDLINRSMIQPMKIKCDGRVASCRVHDMILDLLISKSVEENFATFISGKNQTLLLQRKVRRLSLSYYSQDHTMFPSAAIISHCRSLSIFGYSEQMPSLLKFRALRVLDIENGEEMEHKYFEHIGRLLQLKYLRLHVRSIPALPEQLGELRQLRTLDLGGTKMTKLPESIVQLQNLTCLRVCNMELPEEIGNLHALQELSEIKINRNSMASSLLGLGSLTKLRILGLLWCIVNTDTDNRTFIDNLLSSLRKLGRLNLRSLCIQSYYGYSIDFLLDSWFPTPYLLQKFQMNLEYYFPRIPSWIASLGNLTYLDINVDPLEEETLEILGNLPSLMCLWVSSKAAAPRERLVVSSCMFGFLKEFQFTCWRNRVGLVFEDWAMPRLEKLRIPFNAGTGLNFGIEHFSSLRHLIVEIICSGATVQEVEALEEAIRNAADLVPNRPTLEVRTWD